A window from Herbaspirillum sp. meg3 encodes these proteins:
- a CDS encoding FAD-dependent monooxygenase, with amino-acid sequence MSSFKIGILGAGIGGLTAAIALHRAGHDVVVYEQSKQFLRVGADINLTPNAVRALDGLGIADAVRRTAARPTHRISRTWDSGEETSRLEMGDTAEKKYGAPQLTIHRADLLTALAEVFPSERVQFAKRAEAIVEDAQGITLSFTDGTTDKVDVLIGGDGIHSAVRSAMFGKESPRFTGVVAFRAVIPADSVAQVPNLQAFTKWWGPNAESQIVTFPLNCGKDIFIFATTAQETWHLESWTTPGSVQELRDSYAGFHPDATALLDACDEVLKTALYERDPLPHWSKGHMTLLGDASHPMMPFMAQGAGMAIEDAVVLARCLEKVTTVGGIDEALQTYQELRLERTSKIQIGSRGNNWLREGGNADWVYGYDAWSVPLEVETDAETV; translated from the coding sequence ATGTCTTCTTTCAAAATCGGTATTCTCGGCGCGGGCATTGGTGGTCTGACTGCCGCTATCGCGCTGCATCGCGCCGGCCATGATGTGGTCGTGTACGAACAGTCCAAGCAATTTCTGCGCGTCGGCGCTGACATCAATCTCACACCAAATGCTGTGCGTGCACTTGACGGTCTTGGCATCGCGGACGCTGTACGCCGTACCGCTGCGCGCCCGACCCATCGCATCAGCCGTACCTGGGACAGCGGTGAAGAAACCTCGCGTCTGGAAATGGGCGACACCGCCGAGAAGAAATACGGCGCACCGCAACTGACCATCCATCGCGCCGATTTGCTGACGGCGCTGGCGGAAGTGTTCCCGTCCGAGCGTGTGCAGTTCGCCAAGCGTGCCGAAGCGATTGTGGAAGATGCACAAGGCATCACACTGAGCTTCACCGACGGCACTACCGACAAGGTCGACGTGCTGATCGGCGGCGACGGCATTCACTCCGCCGTGCGCAGCGCCATGTTCGGCAAGGAAAGCCCGCGTTTCACCGGCGTGGTTGCGTTCCGCGCCGTGATCCCGGCCGACAGCGTGGCGCAGGTGCCGAACCTGCAAGCTTTCACCAAATGGTGGGGCCCGAATGCGGAAAGCCAGATCGTCACTTTCCCGCTTAACTGCGGCAAAGACATTTTCATCTTCGCGACCACTGCGCAAGAAACCTGGCACCTCGAATCGTGGACCACACCGGGCAGCGTGCAGGAACTGCGCGACAGCTACGCCGGTTTCCATCCAGACGCCACCGCGCTGCTGGACGCCTGCGATGAAGTGTTGAAGACCGCGCTGTACGAACGTGATCCGCTGCCGCACTGGTCCAAGGGTCACATGACACTGCTGGGCGACGCCAGCCATCCGATGATGCCGTTCATGGCGCAAGGCGCCGGCATGGCGATTGAAGATGCCGTGGTGCTGGCGCGCTGCCTGGAAAAAGTGACGACCGTCGGCGGTATCGATGAGGCGCTGCAAACCTATCAGGAACTGCGTCTGGAACGCACCAGCAAGATCCAGATCGGTTCGCGCGGCAACAACTGGCTGCGTGAAGGCGGCAATGCGGATTGGGTGTACGGCTACGACGCCTGGTCGGTTCCGCTTGAAGTGGAAACTGACGCCGAAACGGTCTGA
- a CDS encoding VOC family protein has translation MDVLGIDEITYGADDMPACRQFFLDWGMTLAQGSAEALVFESQNGCRVIVRNSADPTLPPAIEAGPTLREVVWGVSSTDVLPKFAERIKDQPGYINDGKRVGCTDPNGLAIRFQVSQKRDVQVECATMNTWNEKNRINQRSPVYDHASPIEVGHVVFFVKDVKACEKFYCENFGFVPSDRYPERGAFLRCADVGGHHDIFLLQPPEARSGLNHVAFTVRDIHEVFGGGMHMSRKGWDTQLGPGRHPISSAYFWYFKNPAGGLIEYYADEDQLDADWEPRDFEPGPTVFAEWAIDGGIDGNTRRQKNAQGPTGKFLTDRQPTHK, from the coding sequence ATGGATGTATTAGGAATCGACGAAATCACCTACGGCGCGGACGACATGCCCGCCTGCCGTCAGTTCTTCCTCGACTGGGGCATGACGTTGGCGCAAGGGAGCGCCGAGGCGTTGGTGTTCGAATCGCAAAACGGCTGCCGCGTGATCGTACGCAATAGCGCCGATCCGACTTTGCCGCCGGCCATCGAAGCCGGTCCGACCTTGCGTGAAGTGGTGTGGGGCGTATCGTCGACAGATGTGCTGCCGAAATTTGCGGAACGCATCAAGGATCAGCCGGGCTACATCAATGATGGCAAGCGCGTTGGCTGTACCGACCCAAATGGTCTGGCCATACGCTTTCAGGTTTCGCAAAAGCGCGACGTGCAAGTCGAGTGCGCCACCATGAACACCTGGAACGAAAAGAACCGCATCAACCAGCGCAGCCCGGTCTACGACCACGCCTCGCCGATCGAAGTCGGTCACGTGGTGTTCTTCGTCAAGGACGTCAAGGCCTGCGAAAAATTCTACTGCGAGAACTTCGGCTTCGTGCCGTCCGACCGCTATCCGGAACGCGGCGCTTTCCTGCGCTGCGCCGACGTCGGCGGCCACCACGACATCTTCCTGTTGCAACCGCCGGAAGCACGTTCGGGCCTGAACCACGTCGCCTTCACCGTGCGCGATATTCACGAAGTCTTCGGCGGCGGCATGCACATGTCGCGCAAGGGCTGGGACACGCAATTGGGCCCGGGTCGTCATCCGATTTCGTCGGCGTATTTCTGGTACTTCAAAAACCCCGCCGGCGGCCTGATCGAGTATTACGCCGATGAAGACCAGCTCGACGCCGACTGGGAGCCGCGCGATTTCGAACCGGGTCCGACGGTGTTCGCCGAATGGGCGATCGACGGCGGTATCGACGGCAATACCCGCCGTCAAAAGAATGCACAAGGGCCGACAGGAAAATTCCTGACCGACCGTCAGCCGACACACAAGTAA